The following are encoded together in the Candidatus Cloacimonadaceae bacterium genome:
- a CDS encoding glycoside hydrolase family protein: MEANLLERMKEQLLRHKGLTLKPYRCTAGKLTIEVGRNLDDFDISRREAYVLLEVDIFQYERQILAEIPKIYLQLDDARKSVLLNMCFNLGIGGLLEFNNTLAFIAAGDWERAANGMLASKWAKQVGRRAIELSELMRKGK; the protein is encoded by the coding sequence ATGGAAGCTAACTTACTGGAACGCATGAAAGAACAACTGCTGAGGCATAAGGGTTTGACGCTGAAGCCATACCGCTGCACAGCAGGCAAATTGACCATCGAAGTTGGTCGCAATCTCGATGATTTTGACATCTCCCGGAGGGAAGCTTATGTCCTCTTAGAAGTCGATATTTTCCAGTATGAGAGGCAGATTTTGGCTGAGATTCCAAAAATCTATCTTCAGCTTGATGATGCCCGCAAGTCGGTGCTCCTCAACATGTGCTTCAATCTCGGTATCGGTGGACTCCTTGAATTCAACAACACCTTGGCTTTCATTGCTGCCGGAGACTGGGAACGGGCAGCCAATGGCATGCTTGCTTCCAAGTGGGCGAAACAGGTTGGTCGCAGAGCGATTGAACTATCTGAACTTATGAGGAAAGGCAAGTGA